The DNA segment AGCCGGACAGACCGCCCGGATTGATGATCCACCGGGGGCTCAGGACTTTTTCCTACGGAACTTCGCGAAGGGTTCGTCGCCCGGCTTTCTTTCCGGAGCCGCTGGATCCACATGGGGCTTGCGGGGTGAGGTTGTCTTCGAGAAATCAGGCTTGGCCTTCGGTGGGCCGGGCTTGGCCTCCTTGCGGAACTTGCCGGGACCACTCTGGCCGGGCTTCGCGGCGGCGGCCTTCTTCGCCTCCATGTCGCGGGTGCGCTTCCGCCAGTCGCGCTTCGCGGGCTTTTCACCGGCGGCGGGCGGCTGGGAGCGGGCGTTGTAGTTGAAGTTTTTCAACCGCTTCCGCGGAAGCTTCATGCCGATGGCCATCTCCAGGATATGGAGGAGGTTGAGATCCCCCGGCGGCACGAAGCTGATGGCCTCCCCCGTCATCTCCGCCCGCCCCGTCCGGCCGATGCGGTGGATGTAGTCCTCCGGGTTCACCGGGAAATCATGGTTCACCACATGGGTCACGCCCTCGATGTCGATGCCCCGTCCGACGATGTCCGTCGCCACCAGCACGCGGACCTTTCCGTCCTTGAAGTCCTGGAGCGCCTTGATGCGCTGCTCCTGGGAGCGGCTGGAGTGGAGCTTCGCCACCTGGACGCTCCCCTTCTGCAGCAGGTCGAAAACGCGGTTCGCGCCGTCCTTCATCCGGGTGAAGACCAGCACCCTGGTGAAGCCGGGCTGCTCCAGCAGTTCCAGCAGCATCGGTCCCTTCAGGTGATTCGGCACCTCATAGATGGACTGCCTGACGGTATCAGCCGGGTTCGACTGGTCGCCGATGCGGACCATCTTCGGGTGGTGCTGGAACCTCCGGGAAAGCCCCTCGATCTCCCTGGGGAAGGTGGCGGAAAACATGAGCGTCTGCCTTCGTGGCGGCAGGTTGGAGACGATGGTCTCGATATCCTTGAGGAACCCCATGTCGAGCATGCGGTCCGCCTCATCCAGCACCAGGGTCTCGAGTTCGGAAAAATGCAGGTGCAGCTCCTTCGCCAGGTGCATCAGGCGTCCGGGCGTTGCGATGACGATGTGGACCCCTCTCCGCAGCGCCCTGAGCTGGACCTCCTCCTCCACCCCGCCGTAGATGGCTGCGGCGCGGATGGGCAGGTGCTCGCTGAAGGTGCGGATGTTCGCGTGGATCTGCAGGGCCAGCTCCCGGGTCGGGGCGAGGATCAGCGCCTTCGTCCCGCGGAGCTGCCCGTCCACATGCAGCAGCCGGTAGCGGTTGAGCATGGGCAGCAGGAAGGCGGCGGTCTTTCCCGTGCCTGTCTGGGCGATGGCGGTGAGGTCATCCCCCCGCATCACATGCGGGATGGCGGCGGCCTGGATGGGGGTGGGCCGGGTATAGCCCGCCTTCCGGATGCCGCGGAGGATTTCCGCATCGAGACCAAATTCGCCGAACGCCATGGCCGGAGCATAGGCGGCTGGGGGAGGAGCACCAGCTTTCACTCCGCGGACGGGTCCGACCCGTAGTCCTCGATGTGGTCGAGCATGTTGTAGTAGCTGAGGAAGAAGCTGATGATCTTCCACGCGACGAAGATCAGGATGAGGGTGTAGAGCACCCTGGGGATGGTGGCTGCGGCCACCTCCACGCGGTGGACGGCATCCTCCTGGTAGTATTTCGCCCAGCGGGCGAGATCATGGTCCAGCCCGCCGGCCTCCTCCGCCGTCTCATACGAACGGGCGAACGCGGACGGAAAGGCGTCATGCCGGGCGAACACGGGGCCGAGCGGTCCGCCCGTCTCCGCCGTGATGAGGAGCTCCCTGCCCGCCTCCCGCAGGACGCCGCTCTGCGTGGCGTCCAGCGAGATGGAAACCGTCTCGCTCATGGAAAGTCCGGCCAGCAGCCCGGTGTGATAGACGCGGGCGAAGCGCGCCATCGCCATCGCCCGCCGGGCCGCGCCGACGGTGGGGATGCGGTTGATGAGGGAATCCACCGCCGCATTTCCGGGGGCCGCAGCCAAAGCCATACGCACCAGCACCCACGCGACGAACAGCCCGCCATACAGCAAGCCCAGTGCGACGGCACCGGACACCAGGATCTCCCCCCAGCCCTTTCCGGCGATCAGTCCGAAGGGAACCACCGCGAGGAACACGCCCATGTGGATGAGCACCAGCGGCTGGATCATGGCCTTTGCCGCCTGCCTGCGCGTCCGCGCCAGCATCTCAAAATAGTCCGCCAGATGGCGGAAAGACTGAGCCATGCGCCCGCCACGCTCCCCTGCACCGATGATGCTGCGCTCCAGGTCCGTCACCCCGGTGCTGGCGGAGAACGCGTCCGAGATGGATTTCCCCGCTGCGATGGAAGCCTCCACCCCGGTCAGCAACGCCGCCTGGCCGCCCGGTGGATTCGTCCTGAGAATGGTGGCGATGGCCTGGCGGATGCCGAACCCGGCCTCCAGCAGCTTCGCCAGCTCAAGGTGGAGGAGGTGCTTCTGCGCGGGGTTGCTGCTCATGGGTTGCGGAAACGTACGCCACCACCGCCCATGAAACAAGCAGGGTCATCGCGACCTCATTTTTCCAACCGCGAATGAACGGGAATGAACCCATGCCTTAACGGAGCGCGGACTTCAGTCCGCTTGGCTTCGCAAAGAGCGGATTCTCCGGGGCGGACCGAAGTCCGCGCTCCAATCAACCTGCGATGATAGCTCGATCCCATCACAACATTCGCGTCCATTTGCGTCCATTCGCGGTTATGAAAAGCAGAAGCCCGCTGCTTATTTCGCCTTCTTCTCCTCCTTCGGCTTCGGTGGCGGGGGGATCAGGATCTGGCCGTCCGCGAGCAGGCGGTCGCGCAGTTTCGGATAGGGCAGCTTCTGGAGGGAGCATCCTTCGTCGATTGCCAATGCGGCGGCGGTTCCGGCGGACTGGCCGGTGATCATCAGCACCGGCTCCATCCGCAGCGTGCTCAGCCCGATGTGGGAGGCGGAGACACAGAAGATGACCGACAGGTTCGTGCACTCCGACTCCTTCGGCGTGATGGCGCGGTAGGAAAGCGGCAGCGGGCGGGCGACATCCTCGTAGGTCTGCCCTTCGTTCTGGACCTTGCCATCCACCACCACGCGGGCGGTGTTGTGCGAGTCCATCTGGTAGGAAGCGATGGCGATGCCGTCCTCCGCGACCACCTCGCCGCGCCCGTGGTGCTGGGTCATCACATAGTCGGAAACCATCCGCCGCGCCTCCCGCACATAGAGCTGGTGCGGCCAGCCGCCGGTGCCGGTGAACTCATCCTTCGGCAGCCCCCACACCTTCACCTTCTCCCGGATGGCGGCGGGCACCTGCTCGTCGTTCGCCAGGAAATACATCAGCCCCTGCTGGTAGATTACATGGTCCTGGAAGATCTTTTCCCGCTCCGCGTGGCCCGCCTCCGGCCACCGATGGTTCATGCCGATGTTGTCCGTGGAATAGGCACCGTTGAACATATGGTGGTTGTTGTTGTCCCCCTGGTGCAGGCGGGTGTGGTCGCAGCCCGCCGCGATATAACGAACGAGCAGGGCATAGCGGCCCGGGTCATAGCCCGCGGGCTTCGGCCACGGGATGGCATTTTCCGCAGGCTCCAGCCACATGCGGAAATTGTAAGCCTGCATGAGCTTGTCCCCTTCCCCCACCTTTCCGGGAGGCCCGTCCGTGATGCCCGGCAGAAGGCCGCTGGAAGGATCCCCGGGTTTCACGTAGGGATCGACCGGTTTGTCGAAGTTGTCCTTCGGCCCGTAGATCACGCCGTTGATGGTTTCGCCATACTGCGAGTTGCTCTCGCGGCCAACGGTGTAGGAAACCCCCGCCGCCGCCATCAGATCGCCCTCATAGGTCGCGTCGATGAACTGCTTCGCCCGGATGCGGGTTCCGCTCTCGATGACGATCTCCGTGATGCGGCTCCCATCCTTTTCCGCCGACTTCAGCGGATGCTCGAAAAGCACCTTCACTCCGGCTTCCTTGAGCAGGGCCAGGTAGGCGTTCTCCGCCTCGGACGGGCGGAAGTTCCGGCGCTTGCCCATCCGCTTGTAGAACTCATTCGCCAGCCCGCCGGTGATCGCGGGGCCGCCGCCGTCCGTATGGCTGAGGCCACCGGCGGTCATGCCGCCCACATGACGGCCCAGCTCCACAAGCACGGCCTTCTTCCCCATCCGCGCGGCCTGCACGGCCGCAGTGACCCCGCCGGACGTGCCTCCATAGACACAGACATCCACCTCGATGACTTCCTTGGAATCCATCCTGGCCGGAGGATAGTAGTAGCGGAGATCGGCAGGCTTTTGAGCCTGCTGGGCGTGGAGCGCGCCCGCCAATGACACGGCGAGCAGAAGGGAATGGCGGATGGATTTCATGGATCTTCGGTTTCGTGGTTCCGGAGTATTACCGCCCGGCCCGCCGATCTTACCGAAAATCCATCAAGGGACGAAAATCATGACCTCGTTCAACCCGCCACTATGCAAGCCGTAGTGACGGTGGGAGGGCTGGCGGTCCTTGCTGCGATAGTGGCTGATGCCCTGGATCATGACGTAGCGCGCACGCACCGGAGCGAACGAAATGGTCTCGAACGGAAAGTCCACACCAGGTGACGGTTCATCCTCCACGCGCCGCATTTCACCCCGGTGAACTTCGTGGAAAACCTGACCGTCCTCCGAGACGCGGATGACGAACTCCTTCATGCCACGGTCCCCGTTCCTGCGGTTGCGCGTGTTCTGCAACACCACCCTGCCGATGGTTTCCGGCTGGAGGAGGTCGATGGTGGCCTCCCCGGTTTCGCCATCCGGCGCGAGCCAGAAAGACCAATCACCCGGTGAACCGGTGTCATTCAGCCGGCCATCGGTCAGGTTGTCGGGAGGAAAGACACTGCCACCGGCCTTCGACAAATAAGCAGGCGTGGTGACCGGCTTTCCGAGTGCGAGGTTTCCGGAAAAGTCCCTCCTGACCACCGGGGCGGGCAGACGCCGGGCGACGTCGCCGAGATCAACCGGATAGTCGCCGACGGTGGTGACCAGCCGCGTGCCGTCGGTTTCCTTCAGGATGGCGGCGGCATCCCCGGCCAGCATCCGGCGGCGCGCACCATGGTCAGAGGGAACCTCGATCTCGCCATGGAAAACCTCCGTCATCACCACCGCTCCCAGCGAACCGGTGCCGACGGATACGCCGAACTCCGTCCCCAGATCCGTCAGCCTGCCGCCGGGGGTATCGAGATGGAACGCGAACCCGGCGGGCTTTTTGTCCGGAGCCTTCACCGACGCGCGGCCATGGCCGAACTCCAGCGAGGAAAGATCCTTCACCCTGAAGCGGCAGGGGCCCTCCACGGTGACACGGACCCCACTGCGGAAAGAGATCTCCGCGAACCCGCGCCGTAGTTCCAGAGGCACGCCCATCAGTTCGCCCGCGGGTTCTGTCCCGCCCCACTGCGCGTCGTTCGTCCCGGACAACACGGCAACCGGTACCCCGGTCCGTGGAAACGCAATCCATCCGGCGATGGCAACACAAGCCGCGGCGGCAAGGGCAACGGGCCACAGCGGACGGCTCACGGGCTTGCTTTCCCGGACCGGAAGCGGCGGCGCGTGGCGGATGAGCGCGGCATGGATGCGCACGCTGGAGCGGTAGTGGTCCCGCGCCTGGCGCGAGGCGGCAAGGATCTCCCCCAGCTCACCCCGCTCCGCGTCCGGCAGCGTTCCGTCCAGCAGATCCGCGATCAGCCGGTCGAGACGTGGGGCATCATAGTCCGGAATGTTCATGGCGTGCCGCGGTTGAGTTTTCCGTTCACACAACTTTCCAGCATCTGGCGGATCCGGTGGAGCTGCACGGACAATGCTCCCGGAGTGAGGTTCTTCTCCTGCGCCATCCCGGCGACAGAACTTCCGGAGTGGTAGCGGTTCAGGATAAGATCGCGCTTCTCCTCCGGCAGTTCCTCCAGACAGTCGCGCAGCGCATGGTTCATGGCATCGGTCGATTCGAGATCCGGCTCGTCCTCGGTGGCGAGCAGCTCGACCAGTTCCGGCTGGAAAACGCAGCGGTCGCGGGCGGCATCCCTGCGCGCGGCGAGAACCTGGAAATGCGCGATGCGGCAGGCCCAGGCCATGAACGGCCTGCCCGCGTCGTATTCCCCCGCCTTCCTCCAGATGACCAGGTTCGTCTCCTGCAGGACGTCGTCCGCCAGGGAACGGTCCGGCAGCAGCGACAGGATGTAGGAGTACAGCGCGAGCTGGTGCCGCGTGATGAGCGAGATGACCGTTTCCTCCGGAGTCTGTGGGGTTTCCGCCATGGATTCTCCTTTCTTACCGCATCCGCCGGGAATCTTACCGGAAATCTTTCGGGGAGTGGGGACACGAATTTCCTCATTTCCATCCCGCCACCGCCCGCTAGCCTGAAAGGCAATCCCGTAACCCATGGCTATTCTCACCGACCGCAAAACGTCCCGCGATTACGATGTCCTCATTGTCGGCTCCGGCGCGGGCGGAGGCATGATGGCCCTGCAACTGGCCCTGGAAGGCTTCAAGGTCCTGATGCTGGAGGCAGGCCGGAACTACGATCCCGTGACGGAAACCCCGATGTTCAACACGCCGGAACAGGCCCCGCTGCGCGGAAAGGGAACGCCGGACCGGCCGTTCGGCCACTACGACGCGACGGTGGGCGGCGGCTGGCAGGTGCCGGGAGAACCCTACTCCGACAAGCCGGGCACGGAGGCGGAGTTCTGGTGGTGGCGGCCCCGCATGCTGGGCGGCCGGACGAACCACTGGGGCCGCATTTCCCTCCGCTTCGGACCCTACGATTTCAAACCGAAGTCCCGCGATGGCCTGGGCTACGATTGGCCGATCTCCTACGAGGATCTCGCGCCCTACTACGACAAGACGGAACTCATCGTCGGCATCTACGGTACCAACACGGGGATGGAAAACATTCCGGACTCCCCGGCGGGCATCCTCCAACCGCCGCCGAAGCCCCGCCACGGCGACCTGCTGGCGAAAAAGGGCGGGCGCAAGGCGGGCGTGCCCGTGGTCCCCATCCACCGCGCCGTACTGAGCGAGGCGCTCGACGGCCCGGCCCGTGCGAAGCGCATGTTCCCGAACAACCCGCTGGCGCAGAAAATCGTCGGCGCGGACATGTCGATGCGCGCGCCGTGCTTCTGGGCCACGCCCTGCGTCCGCGGCTGCTCCATCCGTGCGAACTTCCAGAGCACCACCGTCCTCATCCCACCCGCCCTCGCCACGGGCAACCTGGACATCATCACGGATGCGATGGTCCGCGAGGTGCTGGTCGATTCCTCCGGCAAGGCAACCGGCGTCCACTACATCGACAAGCCGACGCGCAAGGACGCGGTGGCCAAGGCGAAGGTCGTCATCATTTCCGCCAGCACCTGCGAGACGGCGCGCATTTTGCTGAACTCGAAGTCCGAACTTTTCCCCAACGGCATCGCCAACTCCAGCGGGCAGGTTGGCAGGAACCTGACGGACACCGTGGGCACCAATCTGGGCGCGCAGATCCCGGCCATGGAAAGCATCCCTCCCTACAGCGAGGACGGCGCGGGCGGGAACCACGTCTATAGCCCGTGGTGGCTCTACGGGGAGCATGAGAAGCTCGGCTTCGCCCGCGGCTACCACATCGAGATCGGCGGTGGCCGGAGCATGCCGGACATGGGTTCCTTCGGCACCCTGGATGCGAAGGCACCCGGCGTGTATGGAAAGAAACTGCACGACGAGGCCCGCCGCTACTACGGCTCCCACATCGGCTTCGCCGGTCGCGGAGAGATGATCCCGAACAAGGATTGCTACATGGAACTGGACCCGAACCGCGTGGACCAGTGGGGCATCCCCATCCCGCGATTCCACTGGAAATGGTCCGACCACGAGATCAACCAGGCCACCCACATGCAGAACACCTTCGCCGAGATCATCGACGCCATGGGCGGAAAGGCGAACCCGCAGCCGGGCAAGATCGCCTTGAAAAAACCGGGCGAGATCATCCATGAGGCGGGCACCTGCATGATGGGCGCGGACGCGAAAAGCTCCGTCGTCAACTCCTTCGGCCAGACCTGGGATGTGAAGAACCTCTTCTGCATGGACGGCTCCATCCTCCCGTCCAACCCGGACAAGAACCTCACCCTGTCCGTCATGGCGCTGGCGTGGAGATCCTCCGAATACCTCACCCAGGAAATGAAGCGCGGAAACATCTGACCTCTTCCTGATCACCGATCACTCCACACTTTCCCACCATGTCTTCCCAGATTTCCCGCCGCGATGTCTTCCGCCTCTTCGCCGCTGCAACCGCCGCAGGCGCGATGATGCCGAAGGAAGCGAAGGCCCAGGCCCCGCTGCCGCTCACCCGCAACGTGAAGGACGCCCTCACCGACCCGGACTACTCCCAGAAGGTCATCCCCTGGGAAAAGCCGCTGACGGAGGCGGAGCTGGCCACCCTCGCCATCCTCTGCGACATCATCCTGCCCGGTGATGGAGCGGACCTGCCCATGCCATCCGCCATCGGCGTGCCGGACTTCCTCAACGAATGGGTCGGCGCTCCTTACAAGGACACGCTCGATGACTTCGAGAACCTGCGCGGCGGCCTCGCCTGGCTCCACAGCCACAGCAACGCGCTGCACGGAAAGCGCTTCGACGATCTCACGGAGGCCCAGCAGACCGGCATCCTCGACACCATCTGCGATCCGGCGAAAGCCGCTCCCGCACTGGCTCCGGGCGTGCGTTTCTTCCGCCGCCTGCGAATGCTGACCCTCGGCGGTTACTACACTCACAGTAGCACGTGGAAAAGCCTCGGCTACGTCGGCAACGTCCCCATCGCCGGACCCTACCCCGGCGTGCCGGACGAGGTCATCAAGCTGCTGGGGCTGGAGGACGTGACCGACGGGTGGTGAGTCCAGCGAGTAGCGAATCTCGTGAGAGATTCGGCTGGGAGGACGCCATCCATTCCCTGATGCCCACCAAAACGCGACCCTCCAAATCACCACCCCTCATCCCACGAATCAATGGACTCAACTCCAGATCCTCTAATCAGGACACGTTACAAAGGCCCCCTTGCCAAAGGAACGTCCTATCCATCCGGAGCGGAACTGCTTTCCAGCAAATTATCCGGAGTGCCTCAATACAATGAACTTGAGATCGGATTTTACGGAGAGAAGAGCCAAAAATTCCTCATGAATCAGGATGATTTTCCGATTTTGCGGATCGAATATCAGAGGGTTCAGGCGAGCTATTCAACGTCCAACTGCGATTCGGCACAGAGTCGTCTCGAACCGAATTGGCGGATCACGGTTTACCCCATTGTCAGCATCAATCGAAAAAAGTTCCGTGATTATCTGGATGCAAGTGGATGGAATTTGATTCGTACTTGGTTGATTGACGCATGGCGTAACAACGGACGCCTCGGCAAAGCCAGCCTGATCATTTCAGCATGTCAGAACACGAATGAATTCAAACACGTGACTGAGATGGCCATATCGCCAGCCAAATCATAACCAATCAGATGCAGGTATTCGCGGATGGCATCCCGGTGCACGCGGCGAATCCCGTGAGAGATTCGGCGGGGAGGACGCCATCAGTCGCACGACGACACAGCGGATGGATGCCGTCCATTCCCGGATGAAGCTGGAAAGGCGGATGCCATTCACCCCGCCGAAAGTCTCACGACTTCCGCTACCAGAATTGACGAATCCACGCCGCTACCCTTGAAAATCCCCTGAATAGCGGAACCACCTGCCGCGTCTGATCACGTTGCCATGAAAACCGTCGCACGCATGCTCCTCACCGCCAGCCTGCTCCAGCCGGTCCTCCTCGCGCAGACGTCCACGGCACCAGACACCCCGCCCCGACCAAATCCGGTCCCCGGAGCGGCCGTCCAACAGTTAAAGGTGCTGCAACCGGGCACGGCCCTGCCGATCCGGCTGGTGCTGGACGAAGCGCCGAAGTTCTCCACCTTCACCGCCGCGGATCTGAAGTTCCTCCTGCCCCAACCACAGCAGGACCTGCGTTGGTCGAAGTCCTTGGAAAGCGCCGGCCCGCTTGCCCTCACGTTTGCCTCGAAGGACAAGGCAGCGCCTCCCGTCTCCGTCACCCAGTTCAGCATCAGCTTCCGGGCTGTGGATCTCACGCCCCGCGGCGAGTATTATCCGGAGGCACACCCCGTGGGGCCGGAGACCCCGGTCAAGGGTGCCTACATCAATGGTTCCCTGCCCGGCGGCGAAGTGCCCGCACTGCTGGCCTATTTCAAGATTCCATCCGAACGCGCGGAAATCTGGATCAAGAATGAATTCTGGAAGGACGGCGGTCCGCTGAAGCTCACCGGGGAAGTCCCCGGCGGCAGGGTCACCCTCACCCTGGGAGGAAACCCCCAGGACGAGACGAGGAACTGGGTGCAGATCCAGATCAAATGGCTGGAGGACCCCTCTCCCAACAGCATCCCCCCAGGCGATCCCGAAAGGGCGCCGCGCCCAAGGGTCGTGCCGCCCTCGGGACAATAGGAATCACCCAAGGGCATCTGACATCCAGCATAGCTTCAGACGCCATCCATCATGACACAGGAACCGGATGCCATCATGGCATCCTGACCGCATCGAGGAGAAGATCGATCTTTTCCGGGGGTATCTCCCACTTCGTCATCATGCTCTTCAGGTAATCCGTCTGCTTCAGTCCCCGCAGGCGGGAAATGATCGCTATTTTTTCCTCCGTCGGCAGGTCCGCCAATACTTCGAAGTTCCGTGGTGTGGTGGAAGCGGTGGCTTGGATTGCTTCATAACGAAGTTCATTTGCCGTGGCCGTATCGGTCACTCCGTTGATGACGCTCACCAGACTTCCCGGACTGTTGATGATTCCGGACATTTCCAGAAATGCCCTTCTTCCCGCCGGGGCCAGGGATGAGATTTTCCGCCCTACCCATTCATTCGTCGCGGTGGCCCCCCATCGATCCACCAACCGCTCCGTGAGGTCATGGAACTGGAACCGACGGCCATCACCCACCATTGAGGATATGTATGAAAACGCGGCATCGGGATCCTTCACCGCCCATTGGCTCAATGGACTGCTCAGTTCATAGGGCCACTCACCCTGTCCATTTTTCGCACTCTCCGCCAGACCGTCCAACATCGCGGCATAGTCGAAACCGTCCGGATAAACCACATTCACGCCCGTGATTCCATTCGTTTCGTTACGGGGAATCCGCCGTTGCAGATCCAGCAACGCCTGAGGTCCGTTGGCCACCGCTTCGCCACAAAGTTTGGTGATGAGGGCCAGGATCTTTCCTTCGGCGAGCGTATGGGTCACCTTCTCCTGTTCGGCGTAGATACCAAAGGCCCTGTGGGGATCACCATCAGCAAGGGCCGCGGCGATGTAGGTCAACCCCACTTCCCTTTGCTGGGGATGGCGGAGCCCTCTGGCCCATGAAAGGGCCGCCTCCGGATCATCAAGCGCCCACTCACCAATCAGAGCCTCCAATTTCGCCCGGTCGGCGGCTGACAGATCCCCCCATACCCCGGTCATCACCCCGTTGATCACCACCCGCAATTCTCCAGGCGGAATCTCGCCTGCAACTTGAGTCGGCCCGGCTCCATCCAGCCGGTCCATCCACCTGGCCACCAACTTTTCGGTTTCATCGATGTCTTCCCTCCGCCGGTCTCTCGATGGGCTGCCGGCATTTGCGATGCTATTCGGAGCATTGCTTTCATCAACCATCAGTGAATGTGTGCCCCATCCTGCGAGATAGCTGAAAGCACAGCCCGCCAGAACGATGGCCACGGATCGTGAATTCATTCGGGTCATCCTACCAGCGTTCGCCATCGTGGCAAGAATCCGCCCCCAAATGTCTGTCGCACTCCGCTCCAGCGAATCTCTCAATCAGATCTGCCACTATCCAACCGCTCCACCGCGTCCCGGACGACCCAGCCGCTTTCCTCCAAAGCACGCCGCGCCGTTTCCCCGTCGCAGGAAACGAGTTCCGTCACCAGCCTCACGGCGCGGTCGCGGAGCTTCGTGTTGCTGGGGTTGAGGTCGATCATCAGGTTGCCGCGGACCTTTCCGGTGCGGACCATCGCCAGGGTGGTGAGGGTGTTGAGGAAAACCTTCGTGGCGGTGCCCGCCTTCATGCGGGTGGAGCCGGTCAGCGGTTCCGGCCCTGTGTTCACCAAAATGAGACGGTCAGGCCGGTGGGCGTCCGGCACCTGCAGCCCCGGATGGAATGCCAGCAGCGCCGTCACCGCGCCGAGACGCCGCGCCTCCTCCAGCGCACCCCATACATATGGCGTGCGCCCGCTGGCGGCGATGCCCAGAATGACATCCCCCTGACCCACGCCGCGGAATCGCACGGCCTCCGCGCCTTCCGCCTCCTGGTCCTCCGCGCCTTCCACCGCGCTCCATAGGGCGCGGCGTCCCCCTGCCATGATGCCCTGCACCAGCTCCGGCGGCACTCGGAAAGTGGGCGGGCATTCACTGGCATCCAGCACGCCCAGCCGTCCGCTGGTCCCGGCCCCGACATAGAACAGACGACGCCCCGCGCGGAACGCCTCCA comes from the Luteolibacter sp. SL250 genome and includes:
- a CDS encoding sigma-70 family RNA polymerase sigma factor, translating into MAETPQTPEETVISLITRHQLALYSYILSLLPDRSLADDVLQETNLVIWRKAGEYDAGRPFMAWACRIAHFQVLAARRDAARDRCVFQPELVELLATEDEPDLESTDAMNHALRDCLEELPEEKRDLILNRYHSGSSVAGMAQEKNLTPGALSVQLHRIRQMLESCVNGKLNRGTP
- a CDS encoding discoidin domain-containing protein translates to MNIPDYDAPRLDRLIADLLDGTLPDAERGELGEILAASRQARDHYRSSVRIHAALIRHAPPLPVRESKPVSRPLWPVALAAAACVAIAGWIAFPRTGVPVAVLSGTNDAQWGGTEPAGELMGVPLELRRGFAEISFRSGVRVTVEGPCRFRVKDLSSLEFGHGRASVKAPDKKPAGFAFHLDTPGGRLTDLGTEFGVSVGTGSLGAVVMTEVFHGEIEVPSDHGARRRMLAGDAAAILKETDGTRLVTTVGDYPVDLGDVARRLPAPVVRRDFSGNLALGKPVTTPAYLSKAGGSVFPPDNLTDGRLNDTGSPGDWSFWLAPDGETGEATIDLLQPETIGRVVLQNTRNRRNGDRGMKEFVIRVSEDGQVFHEVHRGEMRRVEDEPSPGVDFPFETISFAPVRARYVMIQGISHYRSKDRQPSHRHYGLHSGGLNEVMIFVP
- a CDS encoding GMC family oxidoreductase, translating into MAILTDRKTSRDYDVLIVGSGAGGGMMALQLALEGFKVLMLEAGRNYDPVTETPMFNTPEQAPLRGKGTPDRPFGHYDATVGGGWQVPGEPYSDKPGTEAEFWWWRPRMLGGRTNHWGRISLRFGPYDFKPKSRDGLGYDWPISYEDLAPYYDKTELIVGIYGTNTGMENIPDSPAGILQPPPKPRHGDLLAKKGGRKAGVPVVPIHRAVLSEALDGPARAKRMFPNNPLAQKIVGADMSMRAPCFWATPCVRGCSIRANFQSTTVLIPPALATGNLDIITDAMVREVLVDSSGKATGVHYIDKPTRKDAVAKAKVVIISASTCETARILLNSKSELFPNGIANSSGQVGRNLTDTVGTNLGAQIPAMESIPPYSEDGAGGNHVYSPWWLYGEHEKLGFARGYHIEIGGGRSMPDMGSFGTLDAKAPGVYGKKLHDEARRYYGSHIGFAGRGEMIPNKDCYMELDPNRVDQWGIPIPRFHWKWSDHEINQATHMQNTFAEIIDAMGGKANPQPGKIALKKPGEIIHEAGTCMMGADAKSSVVNSFGQTWDVKNLFCMDGSILPSNPDKNLTLSVMALAWRSSEYLTQEMKRGNI
- a CDS encoding gluconate 2-dehydrogenase subunit 3 family protein, with product MSSQISRRDVFRLFAAATAAGAMMPKEAKAQAPLPLTRNVKDALTDPDYSQKVIPWEKPLTEAELATLAILCDIILPGDGADLPMPSAIGVPDFLNEWVGAPYKDTLDDFENLRGGLAWLHSHSNALHGKRFDDLTEAQQTGILDTICDPAKAAPALAPGVRFFRRLRMLTLGGYYTHSSTWKSLGYVGNVPIAGPYPGVPDEVIKLLGLEDVTDGW
- a CDS encoding DEAD/DEAH box helicase; amino-acid sequence: MAFGEFGLDAEILRGIRKAGYTRPTPIQAAAIPHVMRGDDLTAIAQTGTGKTAAFLLPMLNRYRLLHVDGQLRGTKALILAPTRELALQIHANIRTFSEHLPIRAAAIYGGVEEEVQLRALRRGVHIVIATPGRLMHLAKELHLHFSELETLVLDEADRMLDMGFLKDIETIVSNLPPRRQTLMFSATFPREIEGLSRRFQHHPKMVRIGDQSNPADTVRQSIYEVPNHLKGPMLLELLEQPGFTRVLVFTRMKDGANRVFDLLQKGSVQVAKLHSSRSQEQRIKALQDFKDGKVRVLVATDIVGRGIDIEGVTHVVNHDFPVNPEDYIHRIGRTGRAEMTGEAISFVPPGDLNLLHILEMAIGMKLPRKRLKNFNYNARSQPPAAGEKPAKRDWRKRTRDMEAKKAAAAKPGQSGPGKFRKEAKPGPPKAKPDFSKTTSPRKPHVDPAAPERKPGDEPFAKFRRKKS
- a CDS encoding FAD-dependent oxidoreductase, producing MKSIRHSLLLAVSLAGALHAQQAQKPADLRYYYPPARMDSKEVIEVDVCVYGGTSGGVTAAVQAARMGKKAVLVELGRHVGGMTAGGLSHTDGGGPAITGGLANEFYKRMGKRRNFRPSEAENAYLALLKEAGVKVLFEHPLKSAEKDGSRITEIVIESGTRIRAKQFIDATYEGDLMAAAGVSYTVGRESNSQYGETINGVIYGPKDNFDKPVDPYVKPGDPSSGLLPGITDGPPGKVGEGDKLMQAYNFRMWLEPAENAIPWPKPAGYDPGRYALLVRYIAAGCDHTRLHQGDNNNHHMFNGAYSTDNIGMNHRWPEAGHAEREKIFQDHVIYQQGLMYFLANDEQVPAAIREKVKVWGLPKDEFTGTGGWPHQLYVREARRMVSDYVMTQHHGRGEVVAEDGIAIASYQMDSHNTARVVVDGKVQNEGQTYEDVARPLPLSYRAITPKESECTNLSVIFCVSASHIGLSTLRMEPVLMITGQSAGTAAALAIDEGCSLQKLPYPKLRDRLLADGQILIPPPPKPKEEKKAK
- a CDS encoding type II secretion system F family protein, which translates into the protein MSSNPAQKHLLHLELAKLLEAGFGIRQAIATILRTNPPGGQAALLTGVEASIAAGKSISDAFSASTGVTDLERSIIGAGERGGRMAQSFRHLADYFEMLARTRRQAAKAMIQPLVLIHMGVFLAVVPFGLIAGKGWGEILVSGAVALGLLYGGLFVAWVLVRMALAAAPGNAAVDSLINRIPTVGAARRAMAMARFARVYHTGLLAGLSMSETVSISLDATQSGVLREAGRELLITAETGGPLGPVFARHDAFPSAFARSYETAEEAGGLDHDLARWAKYYQEDAVHRVEVAAATIPRVLYTLILIFVAWKIISFFLSYYNMLDHIEDYGSDPSAE